From Lujinxingia vulgaris, a single genomic window includes:
- a CDS encoding NTP transferase domain-containing protein, with protein MKAVIIAAGRGSRLEHHTDERPKCMVRVGGRSILDYQLEAYRTHGVEDLHIIRGYLADRLVVDGATYHANPDWPDNNILQSLFCAEEALSGPMLVSYSDIVFTPKVVKAALNTEHDIALVVDRQWHTSYEGRTDHPVEQAELTLVEGGQVRRVGKHVGTEGALGEFIGLAYFSERGARELREAFAAARQQFALSDIFQNGRTFQKAYLCDLFEFMIQRGITIGTAPIDGGWREIDTVEDLQAVEKSWTGEATS; from the coding sequence ATGAAAGCTGTCATCATCGCCGCCGGCCGCGGAAGCCGCCTCGAACATCACACCGACGAGCGCCCCAAATGCATGGTGCGCGTCGGCGGCCGATCCATCCTCGACTACCAGCTCGAAGCCTACCGCACCCACGGCGTCGAGGATCTGCACATCATTCGCGGCTACCTGGCCGATCGCCTGGTGGTCGACGGGGCCACCTACCACGCCAACCCCGACTGGCCCGACAACAACATCCTCCAGTCGCTCTTCTGCGCCGAAGAGGCCCTGAGCGGCCCGATGCTCGTCTCCTACTCCGACATCGTCTTCACGCCAAAGGTCGTCAAGGCCGCGCTGAACACCGAGCACGACATCGCGCTGGTCGTCGACCGCCAGTGGCACACCTCCTACGAGGGCCGCACCGATCACCCTGTGGAGCAGGCTGAGCTCACCCTGGTCGAAGGGGGCCAGGTGCGCCGCGTCGGAAAACACGTCGGAACCGAAGGCGCGCTTGGCGAGTTCATTGGTCTGGCCTACTTCAGCGAGCGCGGCGCACGCGAGCTGCGCGAGGCCTTCGCCGCCGCCCGCCAGCAGTTTGCGCTGAGCGACATCTTCCAGAACGGCCGCACCTTCCAAAAGGCCTACCTCTGCGACCTTTTTGAGTTCATGATCCAGCGCGGCATCACCATCGGCACAGCCCCCATCGACGGCGGCTGGCGCGAGATCGACACCGTCGAAGATCTCCAGGCCGTCGAAAAAAGCTGGACCGGCGAGGCCACATCTTGA